A stretch of DNA from Hydra vulgaris chromosome 03, alternate assembly HydraT2T_AEP:
ttaatttgaagGCCATTCCATATATTTTAGTTCTTCTTGTTTTTCTTAGGCCGCGATATAATTTCGGCACAATTTAGAAGTATGTTTGGGATCGTTATTCTGTTGAAAAACAAATTCTCTACCCATAACTCTTTTTCCGCTCGGAAATGCATGTATTTGGAGAATGTTATGGTTTTTTCGGGTGTTTTTATCCATAATGCTCTCAAATTGCACAAggtcatctttttttatttttttattcgatTTTAAGTGCCCCCAAGAAGTCATCACAGATaagtgataagaccgtaaggacttcttacTGATGCTttaaaacttgcccagaggtgacGTTGAACCACGGATTTCAGAACTCTTCGCGTTGAACCACGGATTTCAGAACTCTTTACGTTGAACCACGGATTTCAGAACTCTTCACGTTGAACCACGGATTTCAGAACTCTTCACGTTGAACCACGGATTTCAGAACTTCTGATtaagcgcgctaaccactgcgctacgacTGCTTTTTTTGTTTGCCTAGTAATGGTTTTTTTTGTAACAGCACATTCTTTTAAGCTGTTATTGCGAAGccattgttttacaatttttttttgtacgtAGTATAAAACGTCGTACGTAGCATTTACTACAATAGTTTACTGTGAGTAGCGatagtaaattttttacctCCATTTCGGttagataattaataaaaacaagttctaCACTCGCTGATTCTAATGCATATGcagcattaaataaatttttcacaaTTTGACTATCTTACTAATGTAAATATGCATGAATTAACAACTCCATGACATTCTAAgcacatcttttttttttttctgtaaaagatttaatattatgaacattaaaaaattaaaattttatttattatatttgcagtttaaaacaagaattttacGGTAGTCGGTAAATTGCGAACCGCGACATATTTTAATGACCGCTACagttatgatatttaaaaaaacgtttgctcgtcattttattaacttaaattaaatctagtttaacttgatatatttaatttaaattagattctattttttttaaattaaataaaatttatgtttctgCTTGAAGTccataaaatatatagtaaaataaacaatagaCATTTCTCTAATTCGATTGCGCAACTGATTTCTCAGCTTTAATAAGAGGCCAAAGAGgacaaaaatgtaaagaaacTATATTCGTACTAAATAAAATgtcttattttaacttttgcacTATCAGaccaatattgaaaaaaagtggAAGAGGGAAGTATTACTGTATATCATTGTGTGGAAATTTTatcataacaatataaaaaaaactaatattggTCTGTTTTCTCTCCCGAACCAAGAGAAAAAACACGACGTTCACAAAGCTTGGTGTAGCAAAATATGTTAATATGGACGTAAAGAAGGTtctgataatattgaaataatgaaacACACTAGTGCGGGAGTTTCACTTTAGGCCTTAGGAGATAAAAATTAGTTGCAgtaaaaatctctaaaaaaaagaaatgaagttTAAAGCTTGTATTTATTTAAGACAATACAAGAAAAATTACCTTGAAAATCTCCATGTAAAAGGTCAAAATATCCAGAGTTCACGACTAATTTAAgcgataaaaaactttatcattacTGGATTTCACAAATAGTGCAAAATTGTGAAAACTGTTGCCATCCGAATTGTAAAAGCTGTTACCATCcgaaaaaaacaatcatttaaaaaagattagtaGTAGTTTATGAAAACTAATGTAGCTTGCTtgaagaatataaaagtttaaaaataatcaataaccaattaaaaaataatatttttagttacaaaaaagatgataaatgttttaaatcgTTGGCTGGCATGAGTTAAGAAATTTTtggcattttatttaaattctagaAATGAACGTGAAAGTATGAAGTATTATTATCCTGAACATCGTTCTGAGGAAAATTTACCCAAAAAATTGTACATACCCTTCATATTTTACATATCTGATTATAGATGAAATATGAAATCGATTAACTAACTATTCATGTTATTAACATGACTtggacattttttatttaaattttacttccTGGTTTAAGACCAAAATCTACTTTGTCAAAATCTTATTATATGGTTAAATTTGATATACCTTAAACTTGGTGCAATactattttgatataatttaaatcatcaaaaactTAGCATGTCGTAATGTTTCAAATAGACTTAtcctaaaataaaagttattattgacTGTTTTGAATTGGTTTGTCAAAGAAGTTCAAGCCTTACAGTTCAGAGTAGTTTGTTTTCCCACTAAAAGCACCATTTTATCTTTAAAGGATTTAGttggaattgttttttttggtgcAATTACATTTTGTTAGTGAACTACTTGTTGGTTCCATTACTGATATTGAAATAGTTAAGTAACAAGAACTTTTGAAAAGAGAGCTATGGGATAGTGGACATTATGTAACGGctgataatatacatatatatataaactattaaataaatgttattgtaTTCTACATACATATTCTACAATAGAGTActcaatattcttaaaaaacagagcaataataaattagtataaacacttatctaattttcttCAACAAGTTATTTCACCATCAGAAGGATCTACTGATTGTGAAACAACTTGTTGTCAATTAGaatagtgtttttactaatttatgtatgtatgtatatatatatatatatatatatatatatttttttttttttttctcctagaATTGATTCACAAGTCCATCTGGACTTGCACCAAAACAAGGAATGCATGGTTGATCCTATAATCCAgtttcaacaattttattatgatttaaaagtCTTTGGCAtttgtgaattttttattgttttctgtaaattgttttaccaaaaattcaaaaattttttttttttaaatagataaacaGAAAAATTAGTAACTTAGAATGTTATTTAGGCGATTTGTAGCTTCTGTTAGAAGTCAATAAAATCTATCACAGAATAAACAAATTAACGGCAAAcggaatataaaaaatacatcattaacaaccaatagGACCATGGTTCGCAAAAAAAGTTCGCAGTTCGCAATTCGCACTTTACCAACTACCGAATTTTACAAGAATACGTTTGATGAAATAAGGCAATATTTTTCAGGGTTAAAAATTCCTTCTTAAAAAGAggaacaaaatatttacatttaaataatacacaatataataaaacaattatatatatatatatatatatataaacacatttatatatatatatatatatatatatatatatatatatatatatatatatatatatatatataaacttttataaaatatttacatttgaaaaagaaattaaaaaatactattaaacaagtattaaaaaaaggttcacGTAAAATCTCCTAATACCACAAAAACTTCTACTTGCGACAAATGAACAACATTAAATGGGAAAATAAGAACCTCTTATAGATgcaaaactaaaactaaatatcaacaacaaaatttacataaataaagtaaatatatgaCATAaacgaaattttttaaatctatttttttgacATGCATACACACCATGCATATAGATATTTTCATAtcattatattatgtttattttctatttagtacgtttttatatattaatctataatatatttaaaatgtcccATAAAATCCATACTTGTAATAATAtgtcttaaaataataatatatctctTAAAATAATAACCTTAAAATTCATTATGatctatattaaatttttgaattaaaggttaaccatataaaaagtatttttttaaagttatttgtatataaaataagtaaaaaggtaaaagaaaaattatgaaatttatatttaaacaatttttttctgcaaaatctaattttttttttttgaatttaattgacatattaaaaaactttcttaaatcCTAACCTCCTGAAAAGTTCTTagaaaacttctttttaaaactactcTTAAGTTTTATCTTTGATATAAggttttatcttattttataaagttatgttttacgctatatatataatttacttttgctatgtattatttacttgtttaaatttataatttagatttttttttatcagtttattACACATACATTTACACTTATAAGtaacttatatataatacacTTATACATTTACTTATACATTTTACAGGACacctgtaataaataaatactagtTTATATGATTTACAGGACATTCTTGTAGTTATTACTCTATGTGTTATCtaaaatttctatatattatatattaacctCACTGGTTCAATATAATATCAGgtagattttataataagaaCATTCAAGATACACAAATAAGAACATTCAAGATACACTAAGTGTTCGCATACGAATAGAAGGAGGAACATTCCTAAGAATAACTGGTTGAACAGAGGCTGGAATTGAGTCTTTTGGATTGCGCCCTACTGGACACCAAGCTCTAGacagttttataattatcaTTAAAGCTAATATTCaaactatttacaaaaaattaaaactaactttaaacACCTTTAACAgaaatttaatacttaaataatatataccTTTGGGTCAGAGCAGGTGAAGAAGGACGAGATGATTTCTTTTCCTTCCAGTTTTCAAATGCTTGTTGAGATTGTTGTTTCTTTTCCATTTTATCAAGTTCTGCTTTGCTTTTGTTCCTTATTTCTTCCTTTTGctctattatctttttttttaacagttcatctttttgttgtttcctaaagttttgtataaacctttttttatctacttaatagtatataaaacttttttctaaaatattttagtatcataatatttttttaccagttctcaaaaaccttttttgcaTCAGCTGCTTTTTCTAAACTTTGGTTGAGCccttctttctttttctttgtttcttctttttgcttttttaatttctctttctaaattttgaaataacaagattaaattaacaatatattcTATATTGTTCTCTTTATATAACGCTCTagcactacaccactaccatataataaataaatctagctaagtcaaaatattatataataaatttcattGTCATTGTGCATCATAGTGTATAAACATGTATCATCAGTATTTCATCATTGTGTATTGcaccaaaatcattatttatctaaataaaacttgattaaaaagtaaacaaaatgattgaaaattaaaaaaatttacttttatttgatcttctttattttctttccaattatcaaaagttttttttgaatctttaattttttgagctttttcttcttctaactctttctttttctcttcgctttctttctttttaattgaatttttttttagtttttccatCTTGGTCTCTGTCCATGCCTCAAAAGATTTCTTTgcctataaaatttatttattttaattttttataacattaaaaactattgcaCCAAAATCTGATCAACTTTAgcgtaaaactattttaaatgtttaaccaattttaaacaGTAAATCtgatttttaatatactttgtttgTTTGTCACCACCCTCTCCCTCCCTGTAATAAGGAATCAAGAGTAATAAACAACTTGATAATTAGTTAATTTAAgacattttgtcaaaaataccaatagttttttttcttcttctttattaCGCTTCTCTTCTTCTTcctcttgatttttttttaatttttcttgttgaaGCTCTTTTGTAAATGATTGCTTTCTTTGCAGCCAGTCATAATAAATTTGTTCTCGCAGCAAAACTGAATTTATTTGATCGCTACTTGTTGGAGTAGGAGGTTTGAAGTTGCTATgtataacaaaaagttaaactataataaagaaaagtgaAAGTATAATAATGATTATACTTTTAAAGCACTTTGCCTTTAGTTTCTTTTAGTATGTCCTTAGGTTTCTAGAcattatacatacataaatacctGATATTGGTGAATGAAGTCGATTTTTTGGTGAGAGTTGCAGATTTAGGCCGCTGTTTTTTAACAGCATTGTCTTCAGATGATTTAGCTAATGGATTTTTTGTGGCATCTTTAAGTTGAAGTGTAGCTTTCAATGGTAAAGTCTTTGAAGAGCTCATAGAATCATTGACTGTAGAATTTTGAacaataagtatataatatttaaaaacttgaaaagaaaaattaattaactctTATGTTAATACCAAACTTTACTTTGGTGTTTAGCACCCGGGTACCCACTTATtgtagtatttaaatttttattatttcagtaAAAGaaagtatgtttaaaaatattttttcttttaaatatacattGTTATTCAGTATTACAGTAGTGCAGTAAAAACACATTGTTGTTAAGTATTTAAACAAGTTGAGCAAATTAAAACAAGCTTTCTTTTATACAATGAATACTTTTGGGTCATTCCAGTTCAATTCAAGTTATGCTTGACACCATGCCATCTTAgatattgataatttttgttataaaagcttaaataaataaaaaaaacttcactcCAAAATTTAGAGTCCAATTCCAGTCTCATTTTTGACTACTTTTTTCAGCgccattgattttttaaatagactGTCACACtattagttttaactttaattatacttgttcaatgaaaatttttaccTACCTAATTTTTTAGGGTGAAGAACTCAAAAATAATGGCTAAAACACTACAaatctaaatgaaaaattaatttcaaaatggcgcaactttttttttttgagttttctgACGCCCCATACaaaaagaagtatatttttatgaacattaagaaagaattaaaaatactaaaaataaaatttaataaaaattaacattcttaaacagttctaaaaaaatttagtttttaggtTTAAGTTTTGCCCATCTGTCTTCAATGCTTTGGTGTTCAAACTCACTGATTGTGTATTGTCTTCCTGTGACAATTGTTGGAATATTATTcattaacaataaatttgttgatgGAACCCAACATAAATTATTTCTTGATAGCCAATAATATAATCTTGAAGGGTAACATGGATGCATGCACTTTacttaaaagtctttttttcaacattaatcTACTCAACTAGTCTGATCCATGGATTGTTATCATATATCAAACATACAAACATTCTGAGGCTCATTTTCATAAACAATCATTTCTTAATAATTTCATCAGTTTggaaactaaaaacaaataaatactctAGTTGTTCAGAAACAACTTTAGCTCCAATTTTAGTGTTACTTATAGGAGTGAAACTGCAATATCTGTTAGTGCCTGGTAAAGTTTTTACACTTTGTATCTTTGCTTCATTACACTTGGGGGAGTCAAACACAGACAACTGTATTTGACTCCCCCATATGTAGTAAAAACTGATTCctaagttttcattttaataaaaatcaaacattcCAGAAAGTATAAGGTTAGTTGTTATTCTATGAATGCTAACAATTGAAGTTAGTCATTTCACAGTCCTACCAATATCATTACAAAGTGATTTACCATGACTTGATGCAAAAAAGAACCATGcacatttaatttcaaaatcttATTCATGAtgacaaaattataaagtgttaaagtttttatattggcCAGGGCACCCGTTTGAAAAGTAATGAACAACTTCTATTTCCTTAGAAATATTGGTTTTAGTATATtcaattattaactttattacattatataCCATATCTACATCATGCATTAAATCATTAGagataaaaaagtattaaatcaCATTTGAGTACATTATTTACTTTGTAATAAATTACTGTTGGATGCAATGCtgcttgaatttttttcaaataaaaactttgaatttcGTCTAATACAAAGACTCATAACTTTCAGAAAAATCACAGAGCACAATAACATCAGTACTAAgtaactcattttttaatctaattaaagAAGCAGCTTGACTTTTTAAGGACACAAAGGGCATAGATGTATCATGCAATTCTTGATAGCTTTTTGACAGACAAGTTCATGATAATCCTTTGATAGTTTAACTGCACATATCTTAACTTAAAATGTTGATGGTAGGTGTACACGCATACTGTATATGAAACTGATGATCCAACTGCAAATTTTTGCTCATATTGTTCAACTGTATTGAACAATATGAGCAAAAGTTAGAAAAAGAAGTCTCTACATCTGGATAACTATTATCAAACTTAGCTTACAAATCTTTTGTGAAAATCTTTTGCATTTGAGAtctttttttccagatatttatCTGCTATTGTcatcattacaataaaattcaATACAGTCGCTTGAGGTATTTCcttcctctttttttttcttcagataaAGATAAAATACCTGTTTTCAGCAGCAATTTGCGTTATATCTGCACCATGTAACTAGatactttaaattctttttctatatattgtTAGACCAAGAAGTTGGAATCAATATTAGTAGTTGAATTTGCTGATTGGATTTTTTCTTAGATTTTTTCTATAAGTAAACCCCTGCCATTCGCTTTGCATTTAACTCCTTTACATAAATTATTGGGGAAATCTTCTTAGCTTGGCTGAACAgaatctatatataaaaattacttgcaATTTCCACTTTTACAGTTTGTtgaatttgtaataatttctttttaccaAGAGCATCTCTTGAGTGACTAGTCATAGCATGCATTTTAAGAGCACTTATATTCATAGAGGTCAAAGAAGAATaaggattttatttaaaaacttgttttattaagttCATTATCATCACCTTTATATGCCCCACCGCAAGTTAGTTTTCCTGGCCCATCATCcttaaatgatattattttaatcttacaTGAAGGACATGTCTTTCATTCAGGAATAACAATAATaccaatgtttttataattctcTAGCCAGTTTATTCCAGTTTATAGCCATTTATATAAGATTAATTTCCTTACATCCTCCTAAAAACacaaatgataattaaaacttcaaatatCAAAGATATATGCTTCAGTGAATATTTTAGAAATGTATGGCTACTTatacttataaaacttataGTTTCAAAACAGTTTTGTGGTTAAATACCTTTTCTTACTTAACCattgtgtaaattaaataaatcataacAAGCTATGCAAATTGTAgagtattgatatttttataaatcttttaatgcaaacaaatcagatttaaaaaaaaaaccttgcagttttttttttaattatagaattgattacataaaaaaaatttattttttaaaatgggtGTCAGAAAACTCAAGAAAAGGGTTGCAACATTTGGAAATTAAAATTTCACATAGAAACTTTGATTTTTGTGGTGCTTTAGCCATAATTATTTGAAttctttacattaaaaaatacaatcaatCAATGGTGCTgaaaaaaacagtcaaaaagAGATTGGGACTGAGTAAAACTAAAACTGCAAGGAGTTGGACGCTAAAATTTGGAgtgattttttcatttatttaaacttttataccAAAAATCATCTAAATCTGagataaaaaaagcatttcagaCATGTTGGTGAtatgaagtaaaaaataaaaattgtaaatggaaaaagttgaatttatttggtaaatacattttatatgtatatgcaataattgtaaatatttgaaaagtatttttatgtagTAATGTCATgacttataataattaaatttaataaataaataacacaccAATTTATTCTTCAAGATGAGTGCAGCAGAAAAGTGCTGCTTATTTGAATGCAATATTCAGCAATGAAGATGATTCTGATTTAAATGGACTCTCTTATAGTGATCTTGAAGATTAGCTACTGCATTCTATTTTATATGTTACAGCTTCAGATAATGATTTCCAAAATGAAGCAGAAATTTCTGAATATACTGGAGGAAACTTCTACAATTGCtaagaagaataaaaaagtttgagaaTGTAGTAGTGAGAATGAAGCAGTAGAATAAATAAGAAGATGAAGCAGAAACTGCAGAGCCAGTTCAGTAATCAGCAGTGCTATtgcaaatgataaaaatgtgCTGAAAGAAACTCCAACAAATCAACATTAGGTTGGAGCTCACAATATTTTATGACGGCGAAGTAGTCCTCATTACAACACAGAAACgctcttaataataaaaactttgaaaatattatagATATTGTCTGACACAAAAATGAGTAAGCTTTGTTTACCTAAGCAAATTGCAATGCAGACTATCTAAATTTGCAGCAATACCAAAAGCCTGTTAACATACCAGAAATTTATTCATTCTTTGGTATTTTAATTTGTACTAACGCTAATAATTCCATTACTGATTATACTTTTGATATGTGACATTCCACCTCAAATACACTGTATCATAATGAAAGGAGCAGAAACATTTGCATGGATAATACTtataaaactctttaaaaatgttttttgacaaaaaagttacatattactaactttttagttaataaatgaTAATCTGGAAGctcaaatttaagttttttttccagtttcATTCACACAAGTGCAACACAGTGGATACCTGGGTATTAAGCCaagtattaagtaaaaaattatttaaatataaaatttggtacctgcattttttgattttgaatttttgttaagCTCTTCCTTTTGTATATCATCAGAtttctttacagtttttatgTACTGTGAAACAGAAACATCATCATTTTGATtttcaacattatttaaaatactttttttctcaCCTTTATGTCTTTTGTTCTGttcattttcttcattaaatcctttttctgttttttttttagtacttgttgaagtttttttactaaaggAATCATCATCTTTCAAAATTGACTTATGAGTTAATTTGCTATCTTGTCTTGATAAtccagtttcttttttatattgctcATTACTTTTATTACCAAAACTATCCTCAATGATCTTGTCTGAAGAGTTACTTTTTTTCTCTACACGTCTATTATCATTCTTAAGAGGTGTGCTCTTAGTAAAATCTTTTCTTGCTTTAAGACCTCTAGCAGAGATTTGTGATGATTCAAATAGTGCATCAACTTGAGGATCTTCATTATTAAAAGTAGAATCATCATTTAGTTTATGTTCTTCATAATTTTGATCAAGTTTTTCATAAGAcctagtttttaaattatcattgaAACTAtgatttaaattgctttttccCTTTTCTCTAGAATCatgatttttattgtgtttaaacTGATTATCAGTTGAAATCTGTGAGGAGTGTTTTTTAACCAGAGAATGGTTTTCTacatcttcatttttatttataattcgaTCTTTTTC
This window harbors:
- the LOC105843611 gene encoding putative uncharacterized protein DDB_G0282133 isoform X2, whose amino-acid sequence is MKSDYIMDHINGTNDRNLKIPADHNESKKLSALNSFNNHVNIESDKSLLKDSFYLPKEISHFSNETSQLDNKFGMSNSTYSEKKDFKIDFVDDKKSSSSSSSILDKFYNTYGSYLNNNSNNKSDQIPQNNIKLKSPDDGHKNTGESFKNINNDFLKSSIKNTSFNESSQSNIHDMKFKSNEDKYHSLNENKHKKSNENLSVLEKHDSIIKDHFLNSDRFKYGGIKTHDLDTNKHKKSNEHLNVLENNRLLNKNDIPVVEKHDSTVKKQLSQDLINEQFQHKNSKSHGFDENKHKKSNEHLNVLENNRFLNKSDIPNVEKHDSKIKKQLSQDSINEQFKHKSNKGHGFDENKHKKSNEHLDVLEKDRIINKNEDVENHSLVKKHSSQISTDNQFKHNKNHDSREKGKSNLNHSFNDNLKTRSYEKLDQNYEEHKLNDDSTFNNEDPQVDALFESSQISARGLKARKDFTKSTPLKNDNRRVEKKSNSSDKIIEDSFGNKSNEQYKKETGLSRQDSKLTHKSILKDDDSFSKKTSTSTKKKTEKGFNEENEQNKRHKGEKKSILNNVENQNDDVSVSQYIKTVKKSDDIQKEELNKNSKSKNAVNDSMSSSKTLPLKATLQLKDATKNPLAKSSEDNAVKKQRPKSATLTKKSTSFTNISNFKPPTPTSSDQINSVLLREQIYYDWLQRKQSFTKELQQEKLKKNQEEEEEKRNKEEEKKLLAKKSFEAWTETKMEKLKKNSIKKKESEEKKKELEEEKAQKIKDSKKTFDNWKENKEDQIKKEKLKKQKEETKKKKEGLNQSLEKAADAKKVFENWKQQKDELLKKKIIEQKEEIRNKSKAELDKMEKKQQSQQAFENWKEKKSSRPSSPALTQRAWCPVGRNPKDSIPASVQPVILRNVPPSIRMRTLSVS
- the LOC105843611 gene encoding putative uncharacterized protein DDB_G0287457 isoform X3, which codes for MKSDYIMDHINGTNDRNLKIPADHNESKKLSALNSFNNHVNIESDKSLLKDSFYLPKEISHFSNETSQLDNKFGMSNSTYSEKKDFKIDFVDDKKSSSSSSSILDKFYNTYGSYLNNNSNNKSDQIPQNNIKLKSPDDGHKNTGESFKNINNDFLKSSIKNTSFNESSQSNIHDMKFKSNEDKYHSLNENKHKKSNENLSVLEKHDSIIKDHFLNSDRFKYGGIKTHDLDTNKHKKSNEHLNVLENNRLLNKNDIPVVEKHDSTVKKQLSQDLINEQFQHKNSKSHGFDENKHKKSNEHLNVLENNRFLNKSDIPNVEKHDSKIKKQLSQDSINEQFKHKSNKGHGFDENKHKKSNEHLDVLEKDRIINKNEDVENHSLVKKHSSQISTDNQFKHNKNHDSREKGKSNLNHSFNDNLKTRSYEKLDQNYEEHKLNDDSTFNNEDPQVDALFESSQISARGLKARKDFTKSTPLKNDNRRVEKKSNSSDKIIEDSFGNKSNEQYKKETGLSRQDSKLTHKSILKDDDSFSKKTSTSTKKKTEKGFNEENEQNKRHKVNDSMSSSKTLPLKATLQLKDATKNPLAKSSEDNAVKKQRPKSATLTKKSTSFTNISNFKPPTPTSSDQINSVLLREQIYYDWLQRKQSFTKELQQEKLKKNQEEEEEKRNKEEEKKLLAKKSFEAWTETKMEKLKKNSIKKKESEEKKKELEEEKAQKIKDSKKTFDNWKENKEDQIKKEKLKKQKEETKKKKEGLNQSLEKAADAKKVFENWKQQKDELLKKKIIEQKEEIRNKSKAELDKMEKKQQSQQAFENWKEKKSSRPSSPALTQRAWCPVGRNPKDSIPASVQPVILRNVPPSIRMRTLSVS